In one Corallococcus sp. EGB genomic region, the following are encoded:
- the recG gene encoding ATP-dependent DNA helicase RecG codes for MNHPLASLIGPLKYACQRDFAQLGTVRDLRTLMERTLATAGGVDARALEDLRAALPHVDPPAPPEHRKAALRQVLGALKLSGVTLPEELERVVVTGEINAVASGFPRAPERAHVLEGELASAPPRRRLTPAQGTAEVRGNTVPPWRSQDPVPPVGGGAAPARTATSAGANQVQAKGEPVPYGARMAAARTRTANPAPVEVQTYGARMAAARNAAAVPNGPAARAPSAKPNAKGAPPADRAPTEKARKKKAKAVGAEASRSEARLLSIAPRTGPLSAPLKTLGKRLGPRLVAVLDKKGLRRTGDILFLLPRCYEDRRKLRTIAELIPGERGVTVGTVKTADFVPGRGGKRMFRAVVGDRSGSIAATYFNAGPWLKSRFSVGKQLVLSGEVRASMNGREMAHPELEPAEDLENSTSVHFHRIVPVYPGFERGEQRSFRELASRISEQHAHHLEEPLPAELRRRYHLMGLPDALRFIHFPPDDADLEALDAHQSPAHRRLAFDELFFLQLGMALKRQGIKAEEGIAFNVSPERLDKARAALPFQLTGAQARVVGDIARDMARPEPMNRLVQGDVGSGKTAVALVAGMVALQDGYQVAVMAPTEILAEQHERTFRRILEPLGYRVGLISAAGTAKHKREVREAVSKGDIHLAVGTHALLEGGVSFQKLGLAVIDEQHRFGVLQRHTLMSKGLTPDVLVMTATPIPRTLAMTLYGDLDVSIIDQLPPGRTPITTRVFNNEQRARVYEAVGAELAKGHQAYVVYPLVEESEKLDLEDATQGAAKLQTVFPNASVGLLHGRMKPEEKDAVMEAFRDKRIELLVCTTVVEVGVDVPNASVMVVESAERFGLSQLHQLRGRVGRGAAASYCFLVAGAARSWESTERLGVMERSSDGFVIAEKDLEIRGPGEFLGTRQSGLPELAVANLVRDGDLLSLAQAEARRIMDKDPRLQDPDHQGLVKALEERWEGRLALARVG; via the coding sequence GTGAACCACCCGCTCGCCAGCCTCATTGGACCTCTCAAGTACGCGTGTCAGCGTGACTTCGCCCAGCTCGGGACCGTGCGGGATCTGCGCACGTTGATGGAGCGCACCCTGGCGACGGCCGGGGGCGTGGATGCGCGGGCGCTGGAGGACCTGAGGGCGGCCTTGCCGCACGTGGATCCGCCCGCGCCACCGGAGCACCGAAAGGCCGCGCTGCGCCAGGTGCTGGGCGCGCTGAAGCTCAGCGGCGTGACGCTGCCGGAGGAGCTGGAGCGGGTGGTCGTCACGGGGGAGATCAACGCCGTGGCGTCAGGGTTCCCCCGGGCGCCGGAGCGTGCGCACGTGCTGGAAGGGGAGCTGGCCTCCGCGCCGCCTCGCCGCCGGTTGACGCCCGCGCAGGGGACGGCCGAGGTGCGGGGCAACACCGTGCCGCCGTGGCGTTCGCAGGACCCCGTGCCGCCGGTGGGCGGTGGGGCCGCACCCGCGCGCACCGCGACCTCCGCGGGGGCAAACCAGGTTCAGGCGAAGGGTGAGCCCGTGCCCTACGGCGCGCGCATGGCCGCGGCCCGGACGCGGACCGCGAACCCCGCACCGGTCGAAGTCCAGACCTACGGCGCGCGCATGGCCGCGGCCCGCAACGCCGCCGCTGTTCCCAACGGCCCGGCGGCCCGGGCTCCGAGCGCGAAGCCCAACGCCAAGGGGGCGCCGCCCGCGGACCGCGCTCCGACGGAGAAGGCCCGGAAGAAGAAGGCCAAGGCCGTGGGCGCGGAGGCGTCGCGCTCCGAGGCCAGGCTCCTGTCCATCGCGCCGCGCACCGGCCCGCTGTCCGCGCCGCTCAAGACGCTGGGCAAGCGCCTGGGGCCGCGGCTCGTCGCGGTGCTCGACAAGAAGGGCCTGCGCCGCACGGGCGACATCCTGTTCCTCCTGCCACGCTGTTACGAGGACCGCCGCAAGCTGCGCACCATCGCGGAGCTCATCCCCGGCGAGCGCGGCGTGACGGTGGGCACTGTCAAGACGGCCGACTTCGTCCCGGGGCGCGGCGGCAAGCGCATGTTCCGCGCCGTCGTGGGCGACCGCTCCGGCAGCATCGCGGCCACGTATTTCAACGCCGGGCCGTGGCTCAAGAGCCGCTTCTCCGTGGGCAAGCAGCTGGTGCTCTCCGGAGAGGTGCGCGCGTCCATGAACGGCCGGGAGATGGCGCACCCGGAGCTGGAGCCCGCCGAGGACCTGGAGAACTCCACCTCCGTCCACTTCCACCGCATCGTCCCCGTCTACCCGGGCTTCGAGCGCGGTGAGCAGCGCTCCTTCCGCGAGCTGGCCTCGCGCATCAGCGAACAGCACGCGCACCACCTGGAGGAGCCGCTGCCCGCGGAGCTGCGCCGCCGCTATCACCTGATGGGACTGCCGGACGCGCTGCGCTTCATCCACTTCCCGCCCGACGACGCGGACCTGGAGGCGTTGGATGCGCACCAGAGCCCCGCGCACCGCCGGCTCGCGTTCGACGAGCTCTTCTTCCTCCAGCTGGGCATGGCGCTCAAGCGCCAGGGCATCAAGGCGGAGGAGGGCATCGCCTTCAACGTGAGCCCGGAGCGGCTGGACAAGGCCCGCGCCGCGTTGCCCTTCCAGCTCACCGGGGCGCAGGCGCGCGTGGTGGGCGACATCGCCCGGGACATGGCGCGCCCGGAGCCCATGAACCGCCTGGTGCAGGGCGACGTGGGCAGCGGCAAGACGGCCGTGGCGCTCGTGGCCGGCATGGTGGCGTTGCAGGACGGCTACCAGGTGGCGGTGATGGCCCCCACGGAAATCCTGGCCGAACAGCACGAGCGCACCTTCCGTCGCATCCTGGAGCCGCTGGGCTATCGCGTGGGGCTCATCAGCGCGGCGGGCACCGCGAAGCACAAGCGCGAGGTGCGCGAGGCCGTGAGCAAGGGCGACATCCACCTCGCGGTGGGCACGCACGCGCTGCTGGAGGGGGGCGTGTCCTTCCAGAAGCTGGGGCTCGCGGTCATTGACGAGCAGCACCGCTTCGGCGTGCTCCAGCGCCACACGCTGATGAGCAAGGGGCTGACGCCGGACGTGCTGGTGATGACGGCCACGCCCATCCCGCGCACGCTCGCGATGACGCTCTACGGCGACCTGGACGTGTCCATCATCGACCAGCTGCCGCCGGGCCGCACGCCCATCACCACGCGCGTCTTCAACAACGAGCAACGCGCGCGCGTCTACGAAGCCGTGGGCGCGGAGCTGGCCAAGGGCCACCAGGCCTACGTCGTCTATCCGTTGGTGGAGGAGTCGGAGAAGCTGGACCTGGAGGACGCCACCCAGGGCGCGGCGAAGCTGCAGACGGTGTTCCCCAACGCCAGCGTGGGCCTTTTGCACGGGCGCATGAAGCCGGAGGAGAAGGACGCCGTGATGGAGGCCTTCCGCGACAAGCGCATCGAACTGCTCGTCTGCACCACCGTGGTGGAGGTGGGCGTGGACGTGCCCAACGCGTCCGTCATGGTGGTGGAGTCCGCGGAGCGCTTCGGCCTGTCGCAGCTGCACCAGTTGCGCGGGCGCGTGGGCCGTGGCGCCGCGGCCAGCTACTGCTTCCTCGTCGCGGGCGCCGCGCGCTCCTGGGAGTCCACCGAGCGGCTGGGCGTGATGGAGCGCAGCAGCGACGGCTTCGTCATCGCGGAGAAGGACCTGGAGATCCGCGGCCCCGGCGAGTTCCTCGGCACGCGCCAGAGCGGCCTCCCGGAGCTGGCCGTGGCCAACCTGGTGCGCGATGGCGACCTGCTGTCGCTCGCCCAGGCGGAAGCGCGGCGCATCATGGACAAGGACCCGCGGCTCCAGGACCCCGACCATCAGGGGCTCGTGAAGGCGCTGGAGGAGCGCTGGGAGGGCCGGCTCGCGCTTGCCCGGGTGGGGTAG
- a CDS encoding FHA domain-containing protein, whose protein sequence is MLSVQELRALAAALPVGAFQHQLGPFALVQRPPSDLSAAALAPTRMAAPGDVEQGMLSLLFEFDDLLVATLPTLRDSEVLRIGRRLDCELVLDDGSVSKQHAELKWSRAEARCTVRDLGSTNGTFVNASTIGQREVPLRGGDILSFGNVQFWYLLTDALHERLRAGAASGLGSHSG, encoded by the coding sequence GTGCTGTCCGTCCAGGAATTGCGCGCGCTCGCCGCCGCCCTCCCCGTGGGTGCGTTTCAACATCAGCTGGGGCCCTTCGCGCTCGTGCAGCGCCCGCCGTCGGATTTGTCCGCCGCCGCGCTCGCGCCCACCCGCATGGCGGCCCCCGGCGACGTTGAACAGGGCATGCTCTCCCTGCTCTTTGAGTTCGACGACCTGCTCGTCGCCACCCTGCCCACCCTCCGGGACTCGGAGGTGCTGCGCATTGGCAGGCGGCTGGACTGCGAGCTGGTCCTGGACGACGGGTCCGTGTCCAAGCAGCACGCGGAGCTCAAGTGGAGCCGCGCGGAAGCGCGCTGCACCGTGCGCGACCTGGGCTCCACCAATGGCACCTTCGTCAACGCCAGCACCATCGGCCAGCGCGAGGTGCCGCTGAGGGGCGGCGACATCCTCAGCTTCGGCAACGTGCAGTTCTGGTACCTGCTCACGGACGCACTGCATGAACGGCTGCGCGCGGGCGCGGCCTCCGGCCTGGGCTCCCACTCCGGCTGA
- the ribB gene encoding 3,4-dihydroxy-2-butanone-4-phosphate synthase, producing the protein MSRDSELNTIEEAVRDIQAGKCVIVADDEDRENEGDLIMAAELATPEQLAFMVRHTSGIICQPMLAERLDALRLPQMVAENTESHRTAFTVSVDFRHGTTTGVSASDRTKTIRALADPNSTADDFLRPGHIFPLRYREGGVLRRAGHTEAAVDLARLAGLQPSGILCELVKDDGTMQRMPDLKQFAREHDLKLITIADLIEYRSRKDRLVRREPGQSVVRTRHGEFTAFTYTWTPDGAKSLVLVKGDPSKPQPAPLVRLHGACAMGDVFGSPDCKCNLLLDRAMQNVAREGTGVIVYLPGMHGNDFGIHHKRSGDGSNASVSRAANESRDVGMGCQILTDLGVSTMRVMSNTDMTYRGISGFGLTIESRLPLEVE; encoded by the coding sequence ATGAGCCGAGACTCCGAGTTGAACACCATCGAGGAGGCCGTCCGCGACATCCAGGCCGGCAAGTGCGTCATCGTCGCGGACGACGAGGACCGCGAGAACGAAGGCGACCTCATCATGGCCGCCGAGCTCGCCACTCCCGAGCAGCTGGCCTTCATGGTGCGCCACACCAGCGGCATCATCTGCCAGCCCATGCTCGCCGAGCGGCTGGACGCCCTGCGCCTGCCCCAGATGGTGGCGGAGAACACGGAGTCCCACCGGACCGCCTTCACCGTCTCCGTGGACTTCCGCCACGGCACCACCACCGGCGTCTCCGCCAGCGACCGCACGAAGACCATCCGCGCGCTCGCGGACCCGAACAGCACCGCGGACGACTTCCTGCGCCCCGGCCACATCTTCCCGCTGCGCTACCGCGAAGGCGGCGTGCTGCGCCGCGCGGGCCACACCGAGGCGGCCGTGGACCTGGCGCGCCTCGCCGGCCTGCAGCCCTCCGGCATCCTCTGCGAGCTGGTGAAGGACGACGGCACCATGCAGCGCATGCCGGACCTGAAGCAGTTCGCGCGCGAGCACGACCTCAAGCTCATCACCATCGCGGACCTCATCGAGTACCGCAGCCGCAAGGACCGCCTGGTGCGCCGCGAGCCCGGCCAGAGCGTCGTGCGCACCCGCCACGGTGAGTTCACCGCCTTCACGTACACGTGGACGCCCGACGGCGCGAAGTCGCTCGTGCTGGTGAAGGGCGACCCGTCCAAGCCCCAGCCCGCCCCGCTGGTGCGCCTGCACGGCGCCTGCGCCATGGGCGACGTGTTCGGCTCGCCCGACTGCAAGTGCAACCTGCTGCTGGATCGCGCGATGCAGAACGTGGCGCGCGAGGGCACGGGCGTCATCGTCTACCTGCCCGGCATGCACGGCAACGACTTCGGCATCCACCACAAGCGCTCGGGCGACGGCAGCAACGCGTCCGTCAGCCGCGCGGCCAACGAGTCGCGCGACGTGGGCATGGGCTGCCAGATCCTCACCGACCTGGGCGTGAGCACCATGCGCGTGATGTCCAACACGGACATGACGTACCGGGGCATCTCCGGCTTCGGGCTCACCATCGAGTCGCGCCTGCCGCTCGAGGTGGAGTAG
- the greA gene encoding transcription elongation factor GreA, which translates to MSGSDNIPMTPHGLQKLKDELKQLQTVERGKISREIEVARAHGDLRENAEYHAAKEKQSHIEGRILTLGDWIARAEVIDPAKLGGDKVVFGATVELVDTENDKAISYRLVGETEADLKKRWIAVTSPVARALIGKKVGDIATVQSPGGVRELEVVAISFEDPQEEPSSAS; encoded by the coding sequence ATGAGCGGGAGCGACAACATCCCGATGACCCCCCACGGTCTGCAGAAGCTCAAGGACGAGCTGAAGCAGCTCCAGACCGTGGAGCGGGGCAAGATTTCGCGTGAGATCGAGGTCGCGCGTGCGCACGGCGACCTGCGTGAGAACGCGGAGTACCACGCGGCCAAGGAGAAGCAGTCGCACATCGAGGGGCGCATCCTGACCCTCGGCGACTGGATCGCTCGCGCGGAGGTCATCGATCCGGCGAAGCTGGGCGGCGACAAGGTCGTCTTCGGCGCCACCGTGGAGCTGGTGGACACGGAGAATGACAAGGCCATCAGCTACCGGCTGGTGGGAGAGACGGAAGCCGACCTGAAGAAGCGGTGGATCGCCGTGACCTCGCCGGTGGCGCGCGCGCTCATCGGCAAGAAGGTGGGCGACATCGCCACGGTGCAGAGCCCCGGCGGCGTGCGCGAGCTGGAGGTCGTGGCCATCAGCTTCGAGGATCCGCAGGAGGAGCCCTCCAGCGCGAGCTGA
- the thrC gene encoding threonine synthase, translated as MTAAPALKAGYACSEGCGFTASLWDVVYRCPRCEGLLEVVHDEAALRAIPAAEWKRRFESRFATSRLPDGSGVWGKREWALPELPVEDIVSLGEGRVPLKPLPRMAAELGLGSLMLKECGVSPTGSFKDWGMTVLVSAVKHLRARGTPIRAVACASTGDTSAALSAYAAAAGIPAVVFLPRNKVSLAQLVQPIANGARVLSLDTDFDGCMKLVQAVTADTGLYLANSMNSLRIEGQKMIAIELCQDLGWEPPDWIVIPGGNLGNASALGRGLDLLFNLGLISRRPRIAVAQAQRANPLARAFRGGFQELVPMQAGATLASAIQIGNPVSFRRAVRMLRAFDGVVEEATESELSNAAARADREGTFTCPQTGVALAAVEKLATSGVMAKGSSVAVVATAHGLKFADFKVGYHRETLKDVQAAHANPPLELPADLSAVREALKDLG; from the coding sequence ATGACGGCGGCGCCGGCGCTGAAGGCGGGCTACGCGTGCAGCGAGGGGTGTGGCTTCACCGCCTCGCTGTGGGACGTCGTCTACCGCTGCCCGCGCTGCGAGGGCCTGCTGGAGGTGGTCCACGACGAGGCCGCCCTGCGCGCCATCCCCGCCGCCGAGTGGAAGCGCCGCTTCGAGTCCCGCTTCGCCACGTCCCGGCTGCCGGACGGCTCCGGCGTCTGGGGCAAGCGCGAGTGGGCGCTGCCCGAATTGCCGGTGGAGGACATCGTCTCGCTGGGCGAGGGCCGCGTGCCGCTCAAGCCGCTGCCGCGCATGGCGGCGGAGCTGGGGCTGGGCTCGCTGATGTTGAAGGAGTGCGGCGTCTCGCCGACGGGCAGCTTCAAGGACTGGGGGATGACGGTCCTGGTGTCCGCGGTGAAGCACCTGCGCGCTCGGGGCACGCCCATCCGCGCGGTGGCGTGCGCGTCCACGGGTGACACGTCCGCGGCGCTGTCCGCCTACGCCGCGGCGGCGGGCATCCCCGCGGTGGTGTTCCTGCCGAGGAACAAGGTGTCGCTCGCGCAGCTCGTGCAGCCCATCGCGAACGGGGCGCGTGTGCTGTCGCTGGACACGGACTTCGACGGCTGCATGAAGCTGGTGCAGGCGGTGACGGCGGACACGGGGCTGTACCTGGCGAACTCGATGAACTCGCTGCGCATCGAGGGCCAGAAGATGATCGCCATCGAGCTGTGCCAGGACCTGGGCTGGGAGCCGCCGGATTGGATCGTCATCCCGGGTGGCAACCTGGGCAACGCGAGCGCGCTGGGCCGTGGCCTGGACCTGCTCTTCAACCTGGGGCTCATTTCGCGCCGGCCGCGCATCGCGGTGGCGCAGGCGCAGCGGGCCAACCCCCTGGCGCGCGCCTTCCGGGGCGGCTTCCAGGAGCTGGTGCCCATGCAGGCGGGAGCGACGCTCGCGTCCGCCATCCAGATTGGCAACCCGGTGTCCTTCCGCCGCGCGGTGCGGATGCTGCGCGCGTTCGACGGCGTGGTGGAGGAGGCGACGGAGTCGGAGCTGTCCAACGCGGCGGCCCGGGCGGACCGGGAGGGCACCTTCACCTGTCCCCAGACGGGCGTCGCGCTGGCGGCGGTGGAGAAGCTGGCCACGTCGGGTGTGATGGCGAAGGGCTCCAGCGTCGCGGTGGTGGCCACCGCGCACGGGCTGAAGTTCGCGGACTTCAAGGTGGGCTACCACCGCGAGACGCTCAAGGACGTGCAGGCCGCGCACGCGAACCCGCCGCTGGAGCTGCCCGCGGACCTGTCCGCGGTGCGCGAGGCCCTGAAGGACCTGGGCTGA
- a CDS encoding delta-60 repeat domain-containing protein, with translation MGPPPTPTRDAGVDAGTADSGVDGGADAGAGEQDGGSEPLPDAGGPPPAFTLSTIPEQTVRFDPSTRYAYAVDVTRAPAFTGEVALSVEGLPPHVRTTQALPVVIPEGESTTPLGYVPDEFAAYGQFSLKLVGVGGGERVEFPLTLKVEPAPAALDSAFGTEGMASPVLGVSVVKINAMAVQADGKWILVGSTGYTGARDVLVARLLPDGTPDATFGTRGVVVTDICGGDDYVDAVTLQADGRIVVAGGAISGTNTCAGTKYQSVLLARYTPAGVLDTTFGGTGMRTFQISTGISTLHAVTLDASERIIGAGTVDNSGLDLLVIRLTPLGALDTTFSGDGVATADEGRQDDGLCVVAEPDGKIVVAGTSTGSLDNLVVRRFTATGTLDSTFRYNSYSTSPTITPRTLIRLSNGKWLVGGRAVFSDGTSRAMVARLGASAGQDTSFGDDGFVFFTAALPSAKEAVVGMDLLADGTVVAATWSQDPKGASGLGVVHVDANGAKVLRAHRTDLPGEEQPTAAKLDAQGFLRVVGTRVPAGQSEAVPFVTRFHPY, from the coding sequence GTGGGCCCTCCCCCGACGCCGACGCGTGATGCCGGCGTGGATGCGGGGACCGCGGACAGCGGAGTGGACGGCGGCGCGGATGCCGGCGCGGGGGAGCAGGACGGCGGCTCCGAGCCCCTCCCGGATGCGGGAGGGCCCCCTCCGGCGTTCACCTTGTCGACGATCCCCGAGCAGACGGTCCGCTTCGATCCTTCCACCCGGTACGCGTACGCGGTCGATGTGACCCGCGCTCCGGCCTTCACCGGGGAGGTCGCGCTTTCGGTGGAGGGACTGCCTCCCCACGTGCGCACCACCCAGGCCCTGCCGGTCGTCATCCCCGAGGGTGAGAGCACGACGCCGCTGGGCTACGTCCCGGATGAGTTCGCCGCCTATGGCCAGTTCTCGCTCAAGCTGGTGGGCGTGGGAGGCGGAGAGCGCGTCGAGTTCCCGCTCACCCTCAAGGTGGAGCCCGCGCCGGCCGCGCTGGACAGCGCCTTCGGGACGGAGGGCATGGCGAGCCCGGTGCTCGGCGTGTCCGTGGTGAAGATCAACGCCATGGCCGTGCAGGCGGACGGCAAGTGGATCCTCGTCGGCTCCACCGGCTACACGGGAGCGAGGGACGTGCTGGTGGCGCGCCTGCTTCCCGATGGAACGCCGGACGCCACGTTCGGCACGCGGGGCGTGGTGGTCACCGATATCTGCGGCGGCGATGACTACGTGGATGCCGTCACCTTGCAGGCGGATGGCCGCATCGTCGTCGCGGGTGGGGCCATCTCCGGGACGAACACCTGTGCGGGGACGAAGTACCAGAGCGTGCTGCTGGCGAGGTACACGCCGGCGGGCGTGTTGGACACCACGTTCGGTGGGACGGGCATGCGCACCTTCCAGATCTCCACGGGGATCTCCACCCTTCACGCGGTCACCCTGGACGCGAGCGAACGGATCATCGGCGCGGGCACGGTCGACAACAGTGGCCTGGACCTGCTGGTGATCCGCCTGACTCCGCTGGGCGCCCTGGACACGACCTTCAGCGGGGACGGCGTGGCGACGGCGGACGAGGGGCGCCAGGACGACGGCCTGTGCGTCGTCGCCGAGCCCGACGGGAAGATCGTCGTGGCGGGAACCTCCACGGGCAGCCTCGATAATCTGGTCGTGCGCCGTTTCACCGCCACTGGCACCTTGGACAGCACCTTCCGTTACAACTCGTACTCCACCTCGCCGACCATCACGCCGAGGACGCTGATCCGGCTGTCGAACGGGAAATGGTTGGTGGGGGGAAGGGCGGTGTTCTCGGATGGAACCAGCCGGGCCATGGTGGCGCGGTTGGGCGCGAGCGCGGGTCAGGACACGTCCTTCGGCGACGACGGCTTCGTCTTTTTCACGGCAGCGCTCCCGAGCGCGAAGGAGGCGGTCGTGGGCATGGACCTGCTGGCGGACGGCACCGTGGTCGCCGCCACCTGGAGTCAGGATCCGAAGGGTGCCTCTGGACTGGGAGTCGTCCACGTGGACGCGAATGGCGCGAAAGTCCTTCGCGCGCACCGGACGGACCTGCCCGGGGAGGAGCAGCCCACGGCCGCGAAGTTGGACGCACAGGGCTTCCTGCGCGTCGTCGGAACGCGAGTCCCTGCGGGACAGAGTGAAGCCGTGCCCTTCGTGACGCGCTTCCACCCGTATTGA
- the tmk gene encoding dTMP kinase, with the protein MSAARRGALPRRFIVLEGLDGAGTTTQTERLASALRADGHAVVTTREPSDGPVGTMLRQALTGRLGLPHGRGPLAPETLALLFAADRTDHLHAKVLPALEEGKVVLCDRYVLSSLAYQGASLPMAWVDTVNAHAVPPDLTLFVGVDPKVAAKRRAVRGGPAELFEADEAQRRIAKQYLKAITLRQKRERIVHVDGELSVEAVTDACLKEVRRLLARKR; encoded by the coding sequence GTGAGCGCCGCGAGGAGGGGCGCCCTGCCGCGGCGATTCATCGTGCTGGAGGGCCTGGACGGCGCGGGCACCACCACGCAGACGGAGCGGCTGGCGTCCGCGCTGAGGGCGGACGGGCACGCGGTGGTGACGACGCGCGAGCCCTCCGACGGCCCGGTGGGCACGATGCTGCGCCAGGCGCTCACGGGCCGCCTGGGGTTGCCGCACGGGCGTGGGCCGCTGGCGCCGGAGACGTTGGCGCTCCTGTTCGCGGCGGACCGGACGGATCACCTGCACGCGAAGGTGTTGCCGGCGCTGGAGGAGGGCAAGGTGGTGCTGTGCGACCGCTACGTGCTGTCCTCGCTGGCGTACCAGGGGGCGAGCCTGCCCATGGCGTGGGTGGACACGGTGAACGCGCACGCGGTGCCGCCGGACCTGACCCTGTTCGTGGGTGTGGATCCGAAGGTCGCGGCGAAGCGCCGGGCCGTGCGCGGTGGCCCCGCGGAGCTGTTCGAGGCGGACGAGGCCCAGCGGCGGATCGCGAAGCAGTACCTCAAGGCCATCACGCTGCGACAGAAGCGCGAGCGCATCGTGCACGTCGACGGCGAGCTGTCCGTGGAGGCCGTGACGGACGCGTGCCTCAAGGAAGTGCGGCGGTTGCTCGCGCGCAAGCGCTGA
- a CDS encoding protein-L-isoaspartate(D-aspartate) O-methyltransferase, giving the protein MGDWGRAEYLARQGIRDRKVLAAIANLSRADFVPAGERDAAYQDVPLPIGHGQTISQPYVVALMTEALRLRGCERVLEIGTGSGYQTAVLALLAREVFTVEIVRELARPARRLLHRLGFTNVFFREGDGSRGWPQAAPFDAIIATAAPEEIPRELLRQLRPGGRMVIPVGGMHETQDLLRVRRRRPGMLPRVDHLLPVRFVPMTGVGSASS; this is encoded by the coding sequence ATGGGAGACTGGGGCCGAGCGGAGTATCTGGCACGGCAGGGCATCCGGGACCGGAAGGTGCTCGCGGCGATCGCCAACCTGAGTCGCGCGGACTTCGTGCCCGCGGGCGAGCGGGACGCGGCCTACCAGGATGTCCCCCTGCCCATCGGCCACGGGCAGACCATCAGCCAGCCCTACGTGGTAGCCCTGATGACAGAGGCCCTGCGCCTGCGCGGCTGTGAGCGCGTGCTCGAGATTGGCACCGGCTCCGGCTACCAGACGGCGGTGCTGGCTTTGCTGGCCCGCGAGGTCTTCACCGTGGAGATCGTCCGGGAGCTGGCCCGGCCCGCGCGGCGGCTGCTCCACCGGCTGGGCTTCACCAACGTGTTCTTCCGGGAGGGCGACGGCTCCCGGGGTTGGCCCCAGGCCGCGCCCTTCGACGCCATCATCGCCACCGCCGCGCCGGAGGAGATCCCCCGGGAGCTGCTGCGGCAGTTGAGACCCGGGGGGCGGATGGTCATCCCCGTGGGAGGGATGCACGAGACGCAGGATCTGCTGCGCGTGCGCCGGAGACGGCCAGGGATGCTGCCCCGGGTGGACCACCTGCTGCCGGTGCGCTTCGTTCCGATGACGGGCGTGGGCTCGGCCTCGAGTTGA